The proteins below come from a single Oncorhynchus keta strain PuntledgeMale-10-30-2019 chromosome 32, Oket_V2, whole genome shotgun sequence genomic window:
- the LOC118370521 gene encoding uncharacterized protein LOC118370521, with protein MWRRLQSSDASEGHPCSRRHRAPWERLGCSLPMFVLLLFTSGVVVGIMLWAFEHTVNKTDITPEGTNSTINITAFTTNLTTTTMASHNLRKRHIDVINQTCPTDRVGSTTLCVPVNVTTTVTIPWGIIGAKNLWQSKYHWYLTKGSSPRDDWIWRNLVAETGPDWSSYSKGDLVLLWRNRLTLTKSKVELKLVIKPGNKEGCQGFILAPWIDHRGAPLYIYYFRWLLNVCVMSAPVPSSVTKKEGQGAPLGSGMWGPVRMTANTPTFDDAIFTATGVSGFSNNWLLLTEEAGFYALQVNYR; from the coding sequence ATGTGGAGACGCCTCCAATCCTCAGATGCCAGCGAAGGGCACCCTTGCTCTAGACGACATAGGGCACCATGGGAAAGATTAGGATGCTCTCTTCCAATGTTTGTGCTATTGCTGTTCACCTCGGGTGTGGTAGTAGGAATAATGCTTTGGGCTTTCGAACATACTGTTAACAAAACAGATATAACACCAGAGGGCACTAATTCCACAATTAACATCACTGCTTTTACCACAAATCTTACCACAACCACCATGGCTAGTCACAACCTACGTAAAAGACACATTGACGTCATAAACCAAACTTGTCCAACTGATCGGGTAGGTAGCACCACCCTGTGTGTACCAGTTAATGTTACTACCACTGTCACTATACCCTGGGGAATTATTGGGGCTAAAAACTTATGGCAATCAAAATACCACTGGTATCTTACCAAAGGAAGTAGTCCCCGCGATGATTGGATTTGGAGAAATTTAGTTGCTGAAACAGGCCCTGATTGGTCTAGTTATTCAAAAGGAGACTTAGTGCTGTTATGGAGAAATAGATTGACCCTTACCAAATCAAAAGTGGAACTGAAACTGGTGATTAAACCAGGTAACAAGGAGGGATGCCAAGGTTTCATTTTGGCACCTTGGATAGACCACAGAGGGGCACCATTGTACATATACTATTTTAGATGGTTGTTGAATGTCTGTGTGATGTCAGCCCCTGTCCCTTCTTCTGTTACTAAAAAGGAAGGTCAAGGAGCCCCATTAGGATCTGGAATGTGGGGACCTGTCCGTATGACTGCCAACACACCGACATTTGATGACGCTATCTTTACTGCCACTGGGGTCTCTGGGTTCTCCAACAACTGGCTCCTGTTAACTGAGGAAGCAGGATTTTATGCATTACAGGTGAACTACAGGTGA